In the genome of Streptomyces violaceoruber, the window GTAGTAGGCGAGGGACACGGACTGGCGCTGGATGTCGGTCAGGGTGCGCAGACAGCGCCGCACCTGCTCCCGCTCCAGACGGGTCTCCACCTGTTCGGTCACCTCGTCGTACTCGGGTGTCCGGTCGAGCAGCGCCGCCCTGTGGTCGCGGGCCGCGGCGGCCTCCACCGACCGCACCCGGTCCACCGCCCGCCGGTGGGCCAGGGTCAGCACCCAGTTGATCACCGTGCCGCGCTCCGGACGGTAGCGGGGCGCCGTGCGCCACACCTCCACCAGCACCTCCTGCGCGACCTCCTCCGACTGCGCCTGGTCGCGCAGCACCGCCCGGACGACCCCGAGCACGGACCCCGCCACCGCGTCGTACACGGCGGCGAAGGAGTCCTGATCGCCCAGGGCGACCTCCCGGATCAACTGCTGCAGATCGGGCTGGGACGATGGATTTCTGCCGATGTGCACGGCTTCCTTCACGACGGTTGCTCCAAAGAATGCGCGACGGGCGGGGGATGTCCCCGCGTAATCCGGGGCCGCGCGGCCCGCGGATTGGTCGAGGGCCGCGCGAAGCCGCGGTGCTCTCGGCAACCGCACACCCTCCCACGGGCGGCATGGGTATAGTGACCGCGTTCGCGTTCGATCGTGCTCCACAGGAGCGGGAGGACAGGGAGGTGAGGTTGATGACCGTGCTCGACGCCGTCCTTCGCGATGCCCGGATGTCCCTCGCGGTCTCCCTCGCGTCCCGAGCGGCGGCCTGACCCCGCCTCCCACGAACGCAACCCCAGAAACGGATTCTCATTCCGCCATGTCCTCTTCCCGTTCTTCCTGGAACACCCGCGCCGAGACCGGCGCCGACGTCCCCGTCATCCGTGACATCGTCCGGGCCGCCTTCCCCACACCGGAGGAAGCCGCCCTCGTCGACGCGCTGCGCGCCGACGCCGGGGCGTGGATCGCGGGTCTGTCCCTCGTCGCGGTGGACGACTCCGACCGGCCCGTGGGGCACGCCCTGCTGACCCGCTGCCACATCGGGGACAGCCCGGCACTGTGCCTGGCGCCCGTCGCGGTCCGGCCCGAGCACCAGAACAGCGGCGCCGGCGCGGCCGCGGTCCGGGCCGCGCTCGCGGCTGCCGGGCGCCTCGGCGAGCACCACGTCGTCGTCCTCGGACACCCGGAGTACTACCCCCGCTTCGGCTTCGGCAGGGCCTCCGCCCACGGCATCCGGCTGAGCATCGACGTCCCGGACGAGGCCCTGATGGCCCTCACCCTGGACGCCGCCCACCCGCTGCCCGCCGGGACCGTCCGGTACGCCGCGCCGTTCGGTATCTGAACCGACACTCCGCGTGGCGGTGGGAGCTTCTCCCGCCGCCACGCGGCCTTTTCTCGGCGCAGCCCCTTGACCCGACGCCCGCGGTCCTTCACATTGCTTGTTAATGCGCATTAGGTAATGCGCATTAACAAGCTTTGCGCGACGGAGAGGAGCGGTGGTGGCGAAGGAAGCCGCAGGGCGGGCGAGGCCGGGGCGGGCCCCCGCGCCGGCCGGCCGGCGGGCCCGGCCGAGGCAGGCGGAGGTGGCCAGGCTCGCCGGAGTCTCGCAGGCGACGGTGTCCCTCGTGCTGTCCGGGCGCGACCTCGCCACCGGTCGGCCGATCTCGGCGGAGACCCGAGCCAAGGTCCTGGACGCCGCCCACAGCCTCGGCTACGTCCCCGACCCGGCGGCCAGCCGGCTCGCCGCCGCCCGCAACAACCTGCTCGGCGTCTTCAGCTTCACCGCGACGTTCCCGACCGACGTCCGGCACTCGTACTACCCGTTCCTCGTCGGCGTGGAGCAGGAAGCCGCCGCGCAGGGCTACGACCTGGTGCTGTTCACCGGGTCGAGCACCGGGGGAGCGGGCGCCGGCGGCGCGGGCGCGCTCAACCGCGTACGGCTGGCGGACGGCTGCCTCTTCCTGGGCCGCCACGCCCCCGCGGACGCGCTGCGCCGACTGGTCGCCGACGACTTCCCCGTCGTCCACGTCGGCCGGCGCGACGAGCCCGAGGGCCTCGCCTGGGTGGGAGCCGACTACGTCAGCGCCAGCCGCGAGGTCGTCACCGCGCTCGCCGGGCTCGGTCACCGGCGCGTCCTCCTCGTCCGCGAGGACGACGACGCCCCCGCCTCCACCGACCGCGAACGCGGCTTCCTGGACGGGCTCGCGGCGAGTGGTCTGCCCGCCGGACCCGACGCCGTCTTCCGCTCCGGCGACCCGCGCGGCGACCTCACCGCCGACCGGGTCCGCGCCTGGGTGGCCGACGGCGTCACCGCCTTCGTCGCCGAGGAGACCGACACCGGCGCCGCATGGCGGGCGCTGCGCGCCGCCGTCGACGCGGCGGGCCTCGACTGCCCCGGCCAGGTGTCGCTCGCGCTGCTCGGCAGCCCGCCCGCCGACCTCGCCGACGGACCGGCGCCGATGGGCTTCGACATCCCGCGCCCGGCGCTCGGCGCGGAGGCCGTACGGCTGCTCGCCACCCGCATCGCGGGCGGTCCCGCCGAGGGCACCCTCGTCGCCTGCGCCTTCAGAGCGGGCGCGACCGCCGGCCCCCCGGCCGTCCCCTGAACCCACCCCACCCACTGAACCGACCGCACCACTCAAGGAGCAGCAGCGTGATACCGGAACCCGACATCCTCGTCGTCGGCGGCGGCCTCGGCGGCGTCGCCGCGGCCCTCGCAGCCTGCCGGGCCGGCCGCAGTGTCGTCCTGACCGAGGAGACGGACTGGATCGGCGGCCAGCTCACCAGCCAGGCCGTGCCGCCCGACGAGCACCCGTGGGTCGAACAGTTCGGCACCACCGCCACCTACCGGCGACTGCGCGAGGGCATCCGGCAGTACTACCGCCAGTGGTACCCCCTGCGCGCCGAGGCCGCCGCCCTCACCGACCTCAACCCCGGCGCGGGCCGGGTCAGCAAGCTCTGCCACGAGCCGCGCGTCGCCCTCGCCGTCCTGGAGGGCATGCTCGCCCCGCACCGGGCGGCCGGACGCCTCACCGTCCTCACCGAGCACCGCCCGGTGGCCGCCGAGACCGACAACGATGTCGTACGCGCCGTCACCCTGGAGGACCTCCGCGACGGCACCCGCCGCACCGTCCCCGCCCGTTACGTCCTGGACGCCACCGAGACCGGCGAACTGCTGCACCTCGCCGGGGTCGAGCACGTCAACGGCGCCGAGTCCCGGGCCGAGTTCGACGAACCGCACGCACCCGACCGGGCCCAGCCGGGCAACCAGCAGGGCATCACCGTCTGCTTCGCCCTCTCCCACCACGAGGGCGAGGACCACACCATCGACCGGCCCGCCGACTACGACTTCTGGCGCGACTACAAGCCCGACTTCTGGCCGGGCCCGCTGCTCGGCTTCGAGGCCCCCGACCCCCGCACCCTGGAACCGGTGCCGCGCACCTTCGAACCCAACCCCGACCTCGACCCGCTGGCCGTCAGCGCCGACCAGAGCGCCGACGCGGGCGACAAGGAGCTGTGGGGCTTCCGCCGCATCCTCGCCCGCAAGCTGCACACCGACGGCGCCTTCGACTCCGACATCACCCTCGTCAACTGGCCGCTCAACGACTACTGGCTCAAGCCCTACATCGGCCAGGAGGCCGAAGCCCTGCGCGAGGCACGGCAGTTGTCCCTCTCGGTGCTGTACTGGCTCCAGACCGAGGCGCCCCGCACCGACGGCGGCACCGGCTTCCCCGGGCTGCGCCCGCGACCCGACGTGACCGGCACCGCCGACGGCCTCGCCAAGGCGGCCTACGTCCGCGAGTCCCGCCGGATCAAGGCCGTCACCACCGTCACCGAGCACGACGTCTCCATCGACCTGCTCGGCCCCTACGGCCGCACCCGCCACCGGGACTCCGTGGGCGTCGGCAACTACCGCATCGACCTGCACCCCTCCACCGGCGGCGACGGCTACGTCGACATCGGCTCCGTCCCCTTCGAGATCCCGCTCGGCGCGCTCGTCCCGCGCCGGGTGCGCAACCTGCTGCCGGCCGGCAAGAACCTGGGCACCACCCACATCACCAACGGCTGTTACCGCCTGCACCCGGTGGAGTGGAACGTCGGCGAGGTCGCCGGAGCCCTCGCCGCCCACTGCCTCGCCGAGGACGTCGAGCCGCACCAGGTGCAGGCCGAGGACAAGCGGTTCGAGGAGTTCGCCAGGGTGCTCGACCACAACGGCGTACAGCGTCACTGGCCCGACGTCAGGGGCTACTGAACGACCCCGCGCGCGGCGCGAGTTCGGGCGGGGCAGCACCACCTGCCCCGCCCGGTGACCGCCCGCGCGTGGACCGACCCAGCACAAGGAGGTGCCCGGACATGACCACCCACCGCATCCGCGTCGGCATCGACGTGGGCGGAACCTTCACCGACGCCGTGGCGGTCGACGCCACGACGCTCCGGCTCGTGGGCCAGGTGAAGGTCCCCACGAGCCACCATCACGAGGACGGTGTCGCACACGGCATCGTCGAGGCGCTCGACCGGCTGCTGACGCAGACCGGACACGCACCCGCCGATGTGGCCTTCCTGGCACACGGCACGACCCAGGCTACCAACGCCCTGCTGGAGGGCGACGTCGCCACCGTCGGCCTGCTCGGCATCGGCACCGGCGGCGGGACGTACTTCACCCGCAGGCTCGCCACCCTCGCCAAACTCGAACTCACCCCCGGCAAACGGCTCCCGCTGCACTACGCGCATGTGCCCGACCCCGAGGACGCCCCCGCCGTTCGGGCCGCCGTCGAACAGCTCATGGCCGCGGGCGCCCAGGCGCTGGTCGCCAGCGAGCCCTTCGGCGTCGACCGGCCCGAGGGCGAGGAGGCGGTCGCGGAGGCCGCCCGCGCCACCGGCCTGCCGACCACCGCCGCGCACGAGATCACCTCCCTGTACGGGCTGCGCAAGCGCACCCGCACCGCCGTCGTCAACGCGGCGATCCTGCCGCGCATGCTGGCCACCGCCGACCTCGTCGACGCCTCCATCACCAAGGCGGGCGTCACCGCGCCGCTGATGGTGATGCGCTGCGACGGGGGTGTCATGTCCCTGGACGAGATGCGGCGCAGACCCCTGCTGACCGTGCTGTCCGGGCCGGCCGCCGGGGTCGCCGGCGCGCTCATGCAGGAACGCGTCAGCGAGGGCGTGTTCCTGGAGACCGGCGGCACCTCGACCGACATCAGCGTCGTCAGGCGCGGCAAGGTCGCGGTACGGCACGCCGTGCTGCTCGGCCGGACCTCCTACCTGAACGCCCTCGACGTCCGCACCGTCGGCGTCGGCGGCGGCTCCATGGTGCGGGTCTCCGGCGGCCGGGTCACCGGCACCGGACCGCGCAGCGCGCACATCGCCGGGCTGCCGTACGCCTGCTACGCCGACCCGGCCGACCTGCGGGACGCGAAGCTGACCACCATCAGCCCGCTGCCCGGCGACCCGGCCGACTACGCCGTCCTGGACGCGGCCGGCGGCCGGTTCGCCCTCACCATGACCTGCGCCGCCAACGCGCTCGGCCGGGTCCCCGAGGGCGACTTCGCCCACGCCGACCCGGACACCGCCCGCGCCGCGCTGGCCCCGCTCGCCGCCGCCCTCGGCACCGACGTGGACACCGCCGCCGCTCGGCTCCTGGACGCGGGGACCGACCAGGTGAAGTCCGTCGTGGACGACCTCGTACGCGAGTACCGGCTGGACACCGACACCGCCGTCCTGGTCGGCGGGGGCGGCGGCGCCGCCTCGGTCACCCCGCACCTGGCCGCCCGCACCGGCATGACCGGCCGCATCGCCCGGCACAACGAGGTCATCAGCCCCATCGGCGTCGCCCTCGCGCTGGTCCGCGAACAGGTCGAGCGGATCGTGCCGGGCGCCACCCAGGAGCAGATCCTCGCCGTCCGCGCCGAGGCCGAGCGCGCCGTGGTCGAACAGGGCGCCGCCGCCGACGGAGTCGAGGTCGAGGTCACCGTCGACCCGCAGACCAACGTCGTACGCGCCATCGCCACCGGCGCCACCGAACTGCGCACCCAGGACCGGGCCCACCGCGCCGACGACGCCGAACGCCTGCGACTGGCCGCCACCAGCCTCAAGACCGACCCGTCGAAGGTGCACGTCCTCGCGGGCACCCCGGCCCACACCGTGTACGGCACCGAGGTCCACCGGCGCTTCCGGCCCGTCCGCCACCCGGTGCGGGTGGTCGACGCCGACGGGGTCGTCCGCCACCACGCGCCGGACGCCCGGGTCGAGGCGACCACCGTCGCCGCCGCTCCCGAGGTGCTCGCCAAGCTGGTCACCGAGCACACCTCCTACGGCGACGGAGGCGTCCGCGCCCCCGCCGTGCGGCTGCTGCTCGGCTCCCGCATCGCCGACCTCTCCGGCGTCCTCGACCCCGAGCCGCTGCTCGCCCTCGCCCGCAGCGAACTGCGCTCCCGCGCCGCCGACGAACCGGTGGTCGCCGTACTGGAGGTGCGCGAATGACCGTCAAGGAAGCCCCCGCGCGGGCGGACCTCGCCGCCACCGACGACATCGGGTGGGCGGTGCGGCTGCTGGCCGCCACCCCCACCCACGAGCACCGGGACCCGGAGCTGCTGCACCGGTGGGCGCGGGCGGCCGACGCGTTCGGCGCCGCCCTGGCACCCGTGGAGTGCCGGGCCCGGATCGTCGAGCGCGACGGCGGACTGGAACTCGGGCTGCTCGCCCGCTACACCTCCAGACCGCCCACCGTCGAGCTGTACACCGACACCATCGATCTCGCCGAACGGGTCGTCGACGCCCGCGGCTGGCGCGCCTGGTACCCGCCCGGCTCCGTGCGGGCGGCCGCCCTCGCCCACGAGGCGGTGCACGTCCACCTTCACCACGGGCCCGGGAAGGCCGCGCTGAAGCAGGCCCTCGGTCACAGCGCCCTGCGCCTGGGCCGGCTCCGCGTCCCCGGCCATGTCGCCGGGGCCGAGGAGGTGGCCGCGCACGCCTACGCCCGCACCGTCTGCGGACTGGGCCGCAGTCCGCTGCTGCTGACCGCCGCCCTGGCCGCCGAGACCGAGACCGTGACCGAGACCGAGAACGGCTCCGTGACCGGGAGCACCCCACCACCCGCACGTGACGCAAGAAGAGAGAACTGACCCATGGGTGTCGTCATCCTCCTCGTCATGGCGGCCGGCGTCGCCGCGATGCTCACCCGCAAGCTCCCCACCGCCTTCGCGCTGGTGCTGCTGGCCGTGGTCATCGCCTTCCTCTCCGGCGCGCCCCTGACGGGCAAGAACAGCGTCCTGGACACGGTGCTCCAGGAGGGCGCCCCGGCGCTCGCGGCGACGATGGTCGCCATCATCCTCGGCTCCTGGCTCGGCAAGCTGCTCGACGAGACCGGCATCGCCGGCACCCTCGTCCGCAAGATCGTCGAGTTCGGCGGCGACCGGCCCACCGTCGTCGCCCTCGGCGTCCTCGCCGTCTCGGCGCTCGTCGGCACCGTCACCGGCTCCGCGCCCGCCGCGATGCTGGCCGGCATCATCGGCATCCCCGCGATGGTCGCCGTCGGTGTGCCCAAGGTGACCGCCGCGGGCACGGTGCTGATGGGCATCGCGGTCGGGGTCCCCTTCGAACTGCCCGTCTGGCAGTTCTTCTCCACCGCCCTCGACCTGCCCGTCGACACCGTCCGCGGCTTCATGGTGAAGCTGTTCCCGTTCGCCCTGGTCGCCGCCGTCGCCTACGTCGTGATCGAGAACCGGCGCCGCGGCACCGAGCACGCCTGGTCGCTCAAGTCGGTCTCCGCCCGCCCGGCCCCGCGCCGCGAACGCCTCGGCGACGCACCCTGGTACGCGCTGCTCGCCCCGGTGATCCCGCTGGTCCTGGCCCTCGGCCTGGACGTGGCCATCATCCCCTCGATGCTGGCCGGTGTGCTCTACGCGCTGGTCACCACCACCCGGCCCGGCGAGATGAACAAGCGCCTGCTGCGCACCCTGTACGGCGGCTTCGAGGTGGCCGCGCCGCCGCTCGCGCTGTTCGTGGCGATCGGCATCCTGCTCGCGGCCGTCAAACTCCCCGGCGCGGTGGACGCGCTGGAGCCGCTGATGAAGGCGGTCAGCCCGCAGAACCCGGTGCTGTTCGTCATCGTCTTCACCGTGCTGGTGCCGCTGTGCCTGTACCGCGGCCCGCTCAACGTGTTCGGGCTCGGCGCGGGCATCGCGGGCGTCCTCATCGCCACCGGCATCTACCCGGCCGTCGCCGTCCTCGGCATGGCCACCTCGTACAACCAGGTCTTCGGCGTCGCCGACCCGACCAGCACGCAGACCGTGTGGGCCGCGCAGTACGCGGGCGTCAGTCCGCAGCAGGTCATGGTCCGCACCCTGCCCTACGTGTGGCTGGTCGCCCTCGGCGGCATGTGCGTCACCGCCGCCCTGTACCTGTGACACATCCGTACGTGTGACATCCCCCCTCACCCAGGAGTCGACATGCACGAGCCGCACCTCGACCGCCGTCTGTTCCTGAAGGGCACGGCCGTCACCGGCGCCGCCCTCGCCCTGGGCGCCACCGCCGCGCCCACCGCCTCCGCCGCACCCGGCGGGTTCCCCGACTACACCTACGTCCGCACCCTGCTGACGCCGTCCCAGCTGGCCTACAACCCCACCGGCGAGATCATCTTCCCGACCGTCCGGGGCGTCTACGACCGGCTGCCCGCGAGCGGCCGGCTCGGCCGCTACTACCTCTACTACGCCCCGCACGACGCTCCCGGCGGCATCTGCCTGGCCTACGGCGACTCGCTGGAGGGCCCCTTCACGGAGTACCCGCACAACCCGATCGTCTCCAACAAGTGGTCGCCGCACTACTCCGTCAGCCACGTCTCCTCGCCGCACGTGATGTGGCACGCCGGGCGGAAGGAGATGTGGCTGTACTTCCACGGCGAGAACACCACGACCAGGCTCGCCCGCTCCACCGACGGCATCCACTTCACCTACGACAAGGTCGTGCTGAACACCTCGATGCTGCCGTCCGGCACCACCGAGACCTCCTACGCGCGGGTCTTCCCGCACGAACTGCCCTCGCGCGGCGCGCACTACGTCATGGTCTTCATGGTCAACAACACCACCAACCACCGTGACATCGGCTGGGGCTGGTCCGCCGACGGCCGCACCTGGACGTTCGCCCAGGAGCCCCTGGTCCGCCACGGCGACGTCGGCGCGGTCAACGTCGGCGGCCCGCACCTGCTGCACCGGAACAACAGCACGTACGTCGTCTACAACAAGGACAAGGAGAGCGGCGGCGACCTGATGATCACCGAGGTCGGCAACGACTTCTCGCTCCGCAGGCACCTCGGCGTCCTCTACGACTCCCGGGCGTCGGCACCGGAGAACGGCCGTGCGGCCTCCCCGTCCTTCGGCACCGACCGCGGCGTCCCGTACATGATCTACGAGGCGGGGGAGCGGCTGGCCGGTTCGATCGCGATGGCCCGCGGCTGACCCCGGGGCCGCCGCACCCACGGCAGCGGGGCCGCGCGTCCGGATCGGACGGGCGGCCCCGCTGTCTTCTCGACGGGTGCCTCAGGCGACGGGCGCCGGGTCCTTGTCGGTGCCGGTCGGCGCGGCGGGGCCCTCGCCGGACTCCTCGGCCAGGCGCTCCATGCCGCTGGTGGTCTTCAGCGGCTTCTCCTTGATGAACACGACGGCGATCAGCGCGAGCACCGCGAACGGCGTGGCGACGAGGAACAGGTCGGCCGTGGCGACGGCGTAGGCGTGCTCGATGATCGTGCGCAGCGGGCCGGGCAGCGTGGACATGTCCGGGACGCTGCCCTCGCCGGAGCCGCCGCCACCGGGGGCGGTGACACCGGCGTTGCGAAGTCCCTTGGCCGTCTCGTCGGCGACCCGGTTGGCGAGGATCGCGCCGAGGACGCTGACGCCGATGGTGCCGCCCATGCTGCGGAAGAACGACAGCACCGAGGTCGCGGCGCCCAGGTCGGCGGCGGGCACGTCGTTCTGGGCGGCCAGCACCAGGTTCTGCATCAGCATGCCGACGCCGACACCCAGGATCGCCATGTAGAGGCTGAGCAGGCCGAAGTTGGTCTTCGCGTCGATCGTGGCCAGCAGCGCCAGGCCGACGGCCATGATGAACGCGCCCGCCACCAGGTACCGCTTCCACTTGCCGGTCCGGCTGATCACCTGTCCGGCGACGGTGGAGGACACCAGCAGGCCGAGGATCATCGGCAGGCTCATCAGACCGGCGACGGTCGGCGACTTGCCCAGGGAGATCTGGAAGTACTGCGAGAGGAAGACCGTCCCGCCGAACATGGCGACACCGACCAGGAGGCTGGCGACGGTGGTCAGGGTGACCGTGCGGTTCCTGAAGATGCCGAGCGGGATGACCGGCTCGGGCGTGCGGGCCTCGACGAACACCGCCGCGACCAGCAGCAGCACGCCGCCGCCCGTGAGGACACCGGTCTGCCAGGACGCCCAGTCGAACTCGTTGCCGGCCAGCGACACCCAGATGAGCAGGGCGCAGACACCGGCGACGATCAGGAAGGCGCCGAGCCAGTCGATGCGCACCTCGCGCTTGACCGTGGGCAGGCGCAGGGTGCGCTGGAGCAGGGCGATGGCGAGCAGCGCGAACGGCACGCCGATGAAGAAGCACCAGCGCCAGCCCAGCCACGAGGTGTCCACCAGGACACCGCCGACCAGCGGCCCGGCCACGGTGCCCACCGCGAAGACGGCGCCGAAGATGCCGGCGTACTTGCCCAGCTGGCGGGGCGGGATGACGGAGGCCATCACGACCTGCGCGAGCGCGGTCAGACCGCCCGCGCCGATGCCCTGCACGACCCGGCTGAAGATCAGCAGCCCGACCCCGTGCGAGAAGCCGGCCAGCAGCGAGCCGACCACGAACATGCTCAGCGACAGCTGGAGCAGCAGCTTCTTGTTGAAGAGGTCGGACAGCTTGCCCCACAGCGGCACCGTCGCGGTCATCGCGAGCAGCTCGGAGGTGACGACCCATGTGTACGACGACTGGCTGGCGCCCAGGTCGGCGATGATCGTGGGCAGCGCGTTGGCCACGACGGTGCCGGCCAGGATCGCGACGAACATGCCGGCCATCAGGCCCGACATGGCCTGGAGTATCTGCCGGTGGTTCATCGAGGTGGGAGGCGCGTCGGCGGGCGCCTGGGTAGCGGTCACGGCATCTCTTTCGTGTGATGGGTCCTGAGGGGTCGCGAGCCCGGCGCGGAGGCTACGCGGAGGGTGCCGGGAGACCGGCGGCGAGGAGGGTGAAGACCTCGTGGAAGACGTCGAGGAAGGCGGCTTCCTCCTGGTGGGCGGACCAGTGGTCCATGCTGGTGCGCACCGCGGCGCCCGCCACCGCGGCCAGCAGTCGCGGGTAGAGCCCCGGCCCGTCCCCGCCCGGGTCGCCGTCCCCGCGCACGCGCAGGGCGATGGCGTCGGCCAGGTCCGCCTCGGCCGCCATGTGGGCCCCGACGCCGCGCGCCAGGAGGTGCGGTGAGGCGTGCAGGACCTCGGCGTGCAGCCGCCACAGCTCGTGCTGCTGTTCCGCCTCGGCCAGCTCCGCCGCCATGGCCTCGCGCAGGGCTGCCAGCGGGGAGAGATCGGCCGGTGCTTCCAGGACGGCGCGCCGCATGCGTGCGCCCGCGTCCGCGTCGATGACCACGAAGGCCTCGTCGCGGCTGTCGAAGTAGTTGAAGAAGGTGCGCACGGACACTCCGGCCGCGGCGCTGATCGCCTCGACGGTGACCTTCTCCGCCCCGTGTTCGGCGGCGAGGCGCACCGCGGCCTCGGCCAGAGCGGCACGTGTGGCCCGCTTCTTCCGCTCCCGCAGACCGCCCCCCGCGGCACCCTTCTCCGACATAAGTTGCATGGTATGCAAAGATGCACGACATGCAAAATTGGCGGGCGCCGACCCCGGAAGGGATCGGCGCCCGCCGTCGTCGGTGCGGCTCAGGCGGCCAGTCGGGCCAGCGTCTCCTCGAAGGAGGCGACGTCCCCGGTGGGCCGGTTGTGCGGCAGCCGGGCCAGTGCCGCGGCCATGCCGCAGGTGTTGGTCACTCCGGAGAAGACCAGTCCCGCGCCTATCGCGCCGGACAGCCAGTGCGCGGGCCGCCAGAAGCGTCCCGCCACGAAGCCGGCGGCGACGAGCGACCCCGCCGCGAGGCGCACCTGCCGGTCCATGGGCCACGGGGTACGCGCCCCGGCCGGACGCTCGACGGGATGACCGG includes:
- a CDS encoding TetR/AcrR family transcriptional regulator translates to MQLMSEKGAAGGGLRERKKRATRAALAEAAVRLAAEHGAEKVTVEAISAAAGVSVRTFFNYFDSRDEAFVVIDADAGARMRRAVLEAPADLSPLAALREAMAAELAEAEQQHELWRLHAEVLHASPHLLARGVGAHMAAEADLADAIALRVRGDGDPGGDGPGLYPRLLAAVAGAAVRTSMDHWSAHQEEAAFLDVFHEVFTLLAAGLPAPSA